The Niallia alba genome includes a window with the following:
- a CDS encoding MFS transporter: MLKQNITLSILLINLFIAFLGIGLVIPVTPSIMNELNLSGAVVGYMVAAFAIAQLIVSPIAGRWADQYGRKRMIVIGLFIFGASEILFGVGKTVSVLFISRMLGGISAAFIMPAVTAFIADITTLDARPKALGYMSAAISTGFIIGPGIGGFLAEIGTRMPFYFAGILGFVAAILSFFALKEPEQRSEEKSTKEEKVGWQRIFAPMYFISFLIIFISSFGLSSFESLFSLFVDHKFGFTPKDIAIIITGGATVGVIAQVALFEKLTKWMGEILLIRYSLIFSTVLVLILTVVHAYFLILFVTIIVFVGFDLMRPAVTTYLSKIAGNEQGFVGGMNSMFTSIGNVFGPIIGGILFDIDLNYPFYFASVFLAIGIALTLVWKQRSLANN, translated from the coding sequence TCTTGTTATTCCTGTTACTCCTTCGATTATGAATGAGTTAAATCTTTCCGGTGCTGTTGTTGGTTATATGGTGGCGGCTTTCGCGATTGCCCAGTTGATTGTCTCTCCTATTGCTGGACGCTGGGCAGACCAGTATGGAAGAAAACGAATGATTGTAATCGGGTTGTTTATATTTGGGGCATCTGAAATATTATTCGGGGTTGGAAAAACAGTCAGTGTTCTGTTTATCTCGCGGATGCTTGGCGGGATTAGTGCGGCGTTTATTATGCCTGCTGTTACTGCCTTTATTGCCGACATTACTACATTGGATGCTAGACCTAAGGCACTTGGCTATATGTCTGCTGCTATTTCCACTGGATTTATTATTGGTCCTGGGATTGGTGGATTTTTAGCGGAAATCGGGACTCGTATGCCTTTTTATTTTGCCGGTATTTTAGGTTTTGTTGCTGCTATCCTCTCTTTCTTTGCTTTAAAAGAACCAGAGCAGCGGTCCGAGGAAAAATCAACGAAAGAAGAAAAGGTCGGCTGGCAGCGGATTTTTGCACCGATGTATTTTATTTCTTTTCTAATTATCTTTATTTCATCGTTTGGTTTATCTTCGTTTGAATCATTATTCTCATTATTTGTTGATCATAAATTTGGATTTACGCCGAAGGATATTGCGATTATCATAACAGGTGGGGCAACCGTTGGTGTTATTGCACAAGTAGCTTTATTTGAAAAGCTTACAAAGTGGATGGGCGAAATTCTTTTAATTCGCTACAGTCTTATCTTTTCGACGGTTCTCGTATTAATTTTAACAGTAGTGCACGCTTATTTTCTGATTCTGTTTGTTACGATTATTGTTTTCGTAGGGTTTGATTTAATGAGACCTGCCGTTACTACGTATCTTTCAAAAATTGCTGGAAACGAACAAGGCTTTGTCGGCGGAATGAATTCGATGTTCACAAGCATCGGCAATGTATTCGGTCCGATTATCGGGGGGATATTATTCGATATCGATTTAAATTATCCTTTCTACTTCGCCTCTGTCTTTTTAGCAATTGGAATTGCCTTGACACTTGTTTGGAAACAGCGGTCATTAGCTAATAATTAG
- a CDS encoding MerR family transcriptional regulator: MEEKLYSIGEVSKVANITIKALRHYDKIGLFKPAYVDPKTKYRYYRDSQLYRLDIIKSLISIGTPLSQIKEIQETDNLDFVAFLKKQEDLITEKIASLLETQQSIREIREELQRQEYPFGEIIVMEKEEQPIIQTKVKNIGPATILNPSYSNLKKATKEEFRNNGYGSIIPFGHYEKVENISYSYLYTPAPLRKQISSLSSEAERAIIPKGKYVSIKVKSNTFKEYFQTLQKLITYVEEQKLTVKSDIYETFSIGLYHKNEEYISEFSVRVAEAD, encoded by the coding sequence ATGGAAGAGAAGCTTTACTCCATTGGGGAAGTATCGAAAGTAGCCAATATTACCATTAAAGCACTTCGCCATTATGATAAGATTGGCTTATTTAAGCCAGCTTATGTCGATCCGAAGACCAAATATCGCTACTATCGAGATTCCCAATTATATCGCCTAGATATCATAAAATCACTGATTTCTATCGGCACTCCGCTTAGTCAAATTAAAGAAATTCAAGAGACCGATAACTTGGATTTCGTCGCTTTTTTGAAAAAACAAGAAGACTTGATAACCGAAAAAATAGCTTCTTTACTAGAGACGCAACAATCCATTAGAGAGATCCGAGAGGAATTGCAAAGACAGGAATATCCGTTTGGAGAAATTATTGTGATGGAAAAAGAAGAGCAGCCCATTATTCAAACAAAAGTAAAAAATATTGGGCCGGCGACAATCCTAAATCCTTCCTATAGCAACCTAAAGAAAGCCACAAAAGAAGAATTCCGCAACAATGGGTATGGCTCGATTATTCCTTTCGGACACTATGAAAAAGTAGAAAATATTTCTTATAGTTACCTTTATACACCCGCCCCATTGCGAAAACAGATTTCCAGTCTTTCCAGCGAAGCGGAGCGAGCGATTATCCCTAAGGGGAAATATGTAAGCATCAAAGTAAAATCAAATACGTTCAAAGAATACTTTCAGACATTGCAAAAGTTAATTACCTATGTCGAGGAGCAAAAATTGACGGTGAAAAGCGACATTTATGAAACATTCTCGATCGGACTTTATCATAAGAATGAGGAGTATATTAGTGAGTTTAGTGTGCGGGTTGCTGAGGCTGACTGA
- a CDS encoding retropepsin-like aspartic protease produces MKLELVNCLLEVEMTISYKGKTKVIDKLIIDTGAAHTLISSDIVFDLGIYFENGDPLVSAYGIGGEEYSFRKLVDFIKIGTHEIHEMK; encoded by the coding sequence ATGAAGTTAGAATTAGTGAATTGTTTACTTGAAGTGGAAATGACGATTTCTTATAAAGGAAAAACGAAAGTAATAGATAAGCTTATTATTGATACAGGTGCAGCTCATACTCTTATCTCATCCGATATTGTCTTTGACCTTGGTATCTACTTTGAAAATGGAGATCCTTTAGTCAGTGCATACGGTATTGGCGGTGAAGAATATTCTTTTCGAAAACTAGTTGATTTTATAAAAATAGGTACACATGAAATACATGAAATGAAGTAG
- a CDS encoding MarR family winged helix-turn-helix transcriptional regulator has protein sequence MLDRATYIWESIDFLNRFIMKSLQRHAEGHGVTAPQARVMLEVFINKKISVKQLTQNLRMTQSTVSDIVERLTEKGLLIKKPNPKDKRSVQIMLTEKMVKIIEETAPKPIQQIMGSVLENLQPSEQAKVEEGMRLLVAAVGKKMEADGIDDLEDFEVLFLPKENKQ, from the coding sequence ATGTTAGATAGGGCCACGTACATTTGGGAATCGATCGACTTCTTGAATCGATTTATAATGAAGAGCCTGCAGAGGCATGCAGAAGGACATGGTGTGACTGCTCCCCAAGCCCGTGTAATGCTCGAAGTCTTTATTAATAAAAAAATTAGCGTAAAGCAGCTTACCCAAAATCTGCGTATGACGCAAAGTACTGTTTCAGATATCGTGGAACGACTAACAGAAAAAGGGTTGCTCATTAAGAAACCGAATCCGAAAGACAAGCGATCTGTTCAGATTATGTTAACAGAAAAAATGGTTAAGATAATCGAAGAAACAGCACCTAAGCCAATCCAGCAAATAATGGGATCGGTATTAGAAAATTTACAACCAAGCGAGCAAGCAAAGGTAGAAGAAGGAATGAGGTTATTGGTAGCAGCTGTTGGGAAGAAGATGGAAGCAGATGGTATCGATGACTTAGAAGATTTCGAAGTGCTATTTTTGCCAAAGGAAAATAAGCAGTAA
- a CDS encoding ABC transporter ATP-binding protein codes for MGKKTDAKEAKNKRNQPQTDELGKQPAKSIPPGAKGMNFSSLKELAVYCKAYFPIIIFALILAMAAAIFSIIGPDQLSKMTDYITAGLMGEIDLDAVYDVAILLVFLYGLGFIFNYVQGYIMATVTQRISKQLRRDISVKINRLPLRYFDNTTTGDVLSRVTNDVDMVGQTMNQSISSLITAVTMFVGSLIMMFYTNWIMAISAILSTFIGFAFMFFIISKSQKYFAQQQQELGKLNGHIEEIYSGHNVVKAYNGEQQAKDAFSAINTRLYESAWKSQFMSGLMMPLMMFIGNFGYVVVCIVGATLAVNGNISFGVIVAFMLYIRLFTQPLQQIAQAATNLQSTAAASGRVFEFLSEEELATEDEKKEKLTNVKGDVEFKHVRFGYSEDKTVIQDFSVRVNAGQKVAIVGPTGAGKTTLINLLMRFYEINDGEITIDGIPTNEMTREALHDLFCMVLQDTWIFEGSIRDNIVYSREGVSDEEVEAACQAVGLHHFIQTLPNGYDTILDDKTSLSAGQKQLITIARAMVKMAPLLILDEATSSVDTRTELLIQTAMDKLTEGKTSFVIAHRLSTIKNADLILVMKEGDIVEAGTHQELMEKNGFYAELYNSQFEEAS; via the coding sequence TTGGGTAAAAAAACGGATGCAAAAGAAGCCAAAAATAAACGAAATCAACCCCAAACAGACGAGTTGGGTAAACAACCAGCCAAATCGATCCCTCCAGGTGCGAAAGGCATGAATTTTTCAAGTTTAAAGGAACTGGCTGTCTACTGTAAGGCCTATTTCCCCATCATTATCTTTGCATTAATCCTTGCCATGGCAGCGGCGATCTTTAGTATTATTGGTCCTGATCAGCTTAGCAAAATGACGGATTATATTACAGCAGGGTTGATGGGAGAAATTGATCTTGATGCTGTCTATGATGTAGCCATTCTTTTGGTTTTTCTATATGGTTTAGGATTTATTTTTAACTATGTGCAAGGCTATATTATGGCAACTGTGACACAAAGAATTTCTAAACAATTAAGAAGAGATATTTCAGTAAAAATCAATCGTTTGCCGTTAAGATATTTTGATAATACAACAACAGGTGATGTGCTTAGTCGGGTCACAAATGATGTCGATATGGTTGGACAGACGATGAACCAAAGTATTAGTAGCTTAATCACTGCTGTTACGATGTTCGTAGGTTCCTTAATCATGATGTTCTATACAAACTGGATTATGGCTATTTCAGCTATTCTATCCACCTTCATTGGGTTTGCGTTTATGTTTTTTATCATTTCGAAATCACAAAAGTACTTCGCTCAACAGCAACAAGAGCTTGGAAAACTAAATGGTCATATTGAGGAAATCTACTCTGGCCATAATGTAGTGAAAGCATATAATGGAGAGCAACAGGCGAAGGATGCCTTTTCTGCCATCAATACACGACTATATGAGAGTGCGTGGAAATCACAATTTATGTCAGGGCTGATGATGCCACTAATGATGTTTATTGGGAACTTCGGCTATGTAGTTGTCTGTATTGTCGGTGCAACGCTTGCAGTTAACGGCAATATTTCATTTGGTGTAATTGTTGCCTTTATGTTGTATATTCGCTTATTCACACAGCCACTTCAGCAAATTGCACAAGCAGCGACAAATCTACAGTCAACAGCGGCAGCAAGTGGACGTGTTTTTGAATTCTTATCAGAAGAAGAATTGGCAACTGAAGACGAGAAGAAAGAAAAACTTACGAATGTCAAAGGCGATGTAGAATTTAAGCATGTACGTTTTGGCTATAGCGAAGATAAAACGGTTATTCAAGATTTCTCTGTACGCGTAAATGCTGGACAGAAAGTCGCAATTGTAGGACCGACTGGAGCGGGAAAAACAACGTTAATTAATTTGCTTATGCGTTTTTATGAAATAAATGATGGCGAGATAACGATTGATGGTATCCCAACAAACGAAATGACAAGAGAGGCTTTACACGATCTTTTCTGTATGGTGCTCCAAGATACGTGGATATTTGAAGGTTCTATCCGCGACAATATCGTCTATTCAAGAGAAGGGGTATCCGATGAAGAAGTGGAAGCTGCCTGCCAAGCAGTTGGATTACATCACTTCATTCAAACATTACCGAACGGCTATGATACGATCTTGGATGACAAGACGAGCCTATCAGCAGGTCAAAAACAGCTTATCACTATCGCACGTGCTATGGTGAAAATGGCGCCTTTACTTATTTTAGATGAAGCGACTAGCTCTGTAGATACGCGTACGGAATTACTAATTCAAACAGCAATGGATAAGCTGACGGAAGGAAAAACTTCCTTTGTCATTGCACATAGACTTTCAACGATCAAAAATGCTGACTTAATTCTCGTGATGAAAGAGGGAGATATTGTCGAAGCAGGAACACATCAGGAGTTAATGGAGAAGAATGGATTCTATGCAGAGCTTTATAATAGCCAGTTTGAAGAAGCATCGTAA